The Pseudomonas sp. LFM046 region AGCCGAGTAGATGGAACCGCGGATACCGATCTGGACCGTCCGTTTCGGGTCCAGCAGGCCTTCCTCGATGGCCCGGCGGAAGGGCGTTCCGTGGGTGTAGGGGTTGTCGCCAAAGTAGCGGTCGTTGGTATCGGAGTGCGCGTCGAAGTGCACCATCCCGATGGGGCGTTCACGCGCCAGGGCTCGGAAGATGGGCAGGGTGACCAAATGGTCGCCCCCGACCGACAGGGGAACGGTGCCCACTTCGTGGATCTGCCGGAAGAAGCCTTCGATGCGCTTCAGGGAATCGAGCAGGTCAATCGGGTTGACCGGGGCGTCGCCCAGGTCGCCAATTCGCACCAGGTCATAGGGAGCGATGCGGCTCACGTGATGAACCTTGCGCATCAGGCTCGACATGTTTCGTACTTCGCGCGGCCCATGACGAGCGCCGGCGCGATTGGTCGTGCCACCGTCCCAGGGGACCCCCACCAGGGCGAGTTGCACTTGGCTCGGGTCTTCGAAGATGGGTAGACGCATGAAGCTCGGAATGCCGGCGAAGCGAGGAATCAGAGCGGCGTCCATCGGCTGGGGAAAGTCATTGTGCATACGATTACTCCATGCGTGCTGGTCAGACGGCAGCGCGCATTCGGGTATTGAAAGTCCGATAAGCGGTACCCGGAGCTCTCAGCGGCACAAGACCAAACAAGGCGCATTCGCTGGTCCCATGCGCATTTATGGCATTTGTTGAGAGCTCCATGGGCCAGGACAGGATGGTGCGAGCCTCTGGGGGAATAAATCCCGCGATGCGCAACCTGACTTTCACCAAAGCGAAAGTGCGTTGATGGGGGCGTTAACTTTCGCTTCTGCGGAAGCTGACTTTCGGAGCTCAGGATTTTTGCTTGGACGATAGGACCGTACGTTTCATCGAGGCGCCTCCCGACTAAAAACAACAGCGAGACCGCATGACATGAAACTCCACGACCTCATCGGTTATGACCGGCACGGTACGATCAAGGAGCTCGACACGGGCTTGAACAAAGGCAAGCTCGGCACAAAGGACGTCGTTTTTTCCGCACTGGGTTTCAATGCCCCCGCATGGGTGGCGGCTTCATCCATGTCCATCCTGTATTCCATCTCCGGTAAACAGGCGCCGCTGGCGATTCTGATCGCGTTCTTCTTCCCGATGCTGGTTCTGGCGGTGTGCATGGTTTCCCTCACACGGCATGCTCCGTCAGCCGGCGGCATCTTCACCTTCTGCTCCCGCTTTCTGCATCCGAACTGCGGTGTCGTTCTGGGCTGGACCTACGCCATCGCGTGCATGGCAGTCACGCCGATGTGCGCGGTGATCGGTACGCAGTACGTTCAGGCGCTGTTTCCGGCGCTTCAAGGCGAGTTGCAGGCGAAGGTCATCAGCACCCTGCTGATCCTGACGTTCCTCGTCGTCTCGTCGCGTGGAGTTGGAGTAACGGCGCGGGTTGCCGCCACCTTCCTGATTTTCGAGATCGCCGTCGTTGCCGGCCTGGGGTTGCTGGGGATCGCCAATCCCCAGACCACAGGGCTATCGATCGCGACCATGTATTCCCTGGAGAGCGCCGGCGGGCTCGCCGCGATCGGCCCTGGCGTGCTGTTCGGCGTATGGATGCTGGCGAACTTCGACTCGGCCATCAATTACATCGAGGAGGCTCGCGTACCGGTGCGCACCGTGCAGCGCTCGCTTTTGATTGTCCTGAGCTCGGCCTTCCTCATTTACAGCCTTGCGGCTATTGGCTGGCAGTTCGCGGTACCGGTCGAGCAGCTCGCCGCGATCGTCGAAAATGGCAATGGCGGCCCCATCGCGGTAGTCGCCGAGACCTACCTGCCGCCGGCGATGGCCTGGATTGCCTTGTTCGTCGTCATCACGTCCGCGTGTGCCGGACTGCAGATTTCCTCCAATTCGGCTGCGCGGACGCTCTACCGAATGAGCGAAGAAGGGCACCTGCCTTCCGTGCTGCGAGTGGTCAATCGCTTCAAGGCGCCCTGGATCACCCTGGTGCTGGTGTCGGCGGTGGGAATCGTGCTGGTCTGGTGGAAGCCAATCGGCAAGATCATCTGGTACTACGACGTCATTACCATCACGCTGGTGCTGTCCTACGTTTCCGCCCTTGCCGCATTCATCGTGATGTGCTGGAAAAAACAGAAGCCGCTGGTTGCGGCTGGGCTTTCAGCTTTGGCGCTCATGGCCATCCTGGTGCTCGCCTACATCGGTTACATGGCTGGGGCGAGTCCGGTTTCACCGGAAGACATCTACACGGCCTGGTACCTCGGTGCGTTTGCGATCGTCAGCGGTGCCTTAATCGCGCTGCTGAGTCGTTTTTTCGGTGCCAATAAGTTCCAGGGAAGCTCTCTGAAAGTCTCGTAATCGTCCGGGGCTTCGTCGTGCGAGAGAGGCCGCCTTGTGGGAGCAGGGCAGTCTTTCTTGCACGCCGGCCCGCAGAGCCTGTCGCCAGTGATCCGAATCGGGAACCGAGCGTTCCTCCAGCGCACGGATTAGGCGTCGCGGGCCCGGGGCTCGGGGCTCGGATGACACGGGTGTCCATTCGGCGATTACGGTTTTAGCTTCAGGCTTCTCACCGAATGCGCGCGCTTCATGGGCGGAGGGCAGGGGAGGGAGCTGCAGGTTTTCCCGCCGGCTCTGGTCCTCGTCGAGCATGGAGGGGAGGCGGGCGCTGAAGTGGCAGTTGAACAGGCGCGACAGGTCCTTGGCGCTGAACCAGGCCTAATGGCTGATCAGCAGGGCGCGCAATTGGCGGTGGTAGCGCAGGTAGGTGCGGGGGATGTTGCAAGTGTTGATCATCGCGGTTCCATCCATGTCGGGGATCGGGGAACCGCCACCCGTAACTTCCAAATTGACGCGTTCGCATTCAACCCCGGTTCCATGGCAGGACCTGACTAAACTACCTACCGGGGCTTCTCTCCACGGTTGAGGAGAAAGCGTATGCCGCGTGTTCTTATCCTGGTGCTCGGTCTGTTGTTCTCCGCCTCTGCCTGGACGCAGACAATCATTGCGGCAGCTGACGTCTATCCCCCCTTTGCCGACCCGGCCCACCCTTCGCAGGGTATCTGCTTACAAATTGTTCGGGCGGCGTATGCCAGTCAGGGCTACACGGTCGACATGCGATTCGTTCCCTGGGCGCGAGCGGTCAACGGTGTGAAAAGCGGCGAGTATGACATCCTGCCCAATGCCTGGTGGACGCAAGAGCGGGCGGCGTTCCTGCTGTATAGCGAGCCCTATATGAGGAGCGAGATCAAGTTCATCAAGCGCAAGGGCGATCCGTTTGAATACCATGGATTAGGGAGCCTGACCGGAAAAACAGTGGGGATTGTCAAAGGGTATGGCTACAGCGACGAATTCCTCAATTCCACCAACTTCACTCGGCCCGAAGTTACCCACACGCTGCAAAACATCAAGAAGTTGGCACTCGGCCGGATCGACTTGACACTGGAGGATGAGGTCGTTGCTCGTTGGGTCATCAACCACAATGCCCCCACGCTTATGCAACAGCTCGAGTTCACCCAAAACGGCTTGTCCAGCCAACAGATGCACGTGACCAGCAGTTTGAACAGCCCGCGTCACAAACTCATCATCGACGTGTTCAACAAAGGGCTGGCCACCATCAAGGCGAATGGCACCTACGACCATATTCTCCGGGAGAACGGACTGAAATAGTCCCTGTGCGCTAGCTGCGCGCGCGGCCGAGCAGGATAGGGCGGGGGTTGAAGATCTGCTTTAAGCCGGCGATTTCCGTTGTGTGACGAAACCCAGTTGCTGACGAAATGGCAAAAGGCCCCGGGAGGAGAACGCTCGGGGCCTTCTGTTTGCCGGCATCAGATGGCCATGCTGTCCACCACGCCACCATCTACGCGCAAGGCGGCGCCGGTGGTCGCGGAAGAGTAGGGCGAGGCGACGTAGGTCACCAGTGCGGCGACTTCGTCCACCTCGGCCACCCGCTGGATGATGGAGCTGGGGCGCTCGCGGCGCACGAATTCATCCGCTTCCTCGCGCGCGGTGCGGCCGGACTGGCGTACGGCGTCGGCCACGAGATTCGCCACGCCTTCGGTGAAGGTCGGGCCGGGGAGGATGGCGTTGACGGTGACGCCAGTGCCCGCCAGGCGCTTGGCCAGGCCATGGGAGACAGCGAGGTTGGCGGCCTTGGTGACGCCGTAGTTGATCATCTGCGCCGGGATGGCCACGCCCGATTCGGAAGACAGGAAGATCACCCGACCCCAGCCGCGCTCGACCATGCCGGGGGTGTAGTGGCGGGCCAGGCGCACGCCGGAGAGCACGTTGATCTCGTAGAAGTCCAGCCACTCCTGGTCGTTGGTCTCATAGAAATCGACGTCGTTATAGATGCCCAGGTTGTTCACCAGAATGTCGGTGTGGGGCTCGGCGGCGAACAGGGTTTCGGCACCGGCGGCGTTGCCCAGGTCGGCGACCACGCCACGGGCCTTGCCCTTGGCTTCGCGGATGCCGGCCACGGCCTGGTCGACGGAAGCTGCGTTGCGGCCAACGATGACCACCTCGGCGCCGGAGGCGGCCAACTGGCGGGCGATGCCCAGGCCGATGCCGCCGGTGGAGCCACTGATGATGGCGGTCTTGCCGCCGAGATCGATCTGCATGTCGGGGTCCTCTTTCAGGGGCACGGGATGTGCCGGTAATCGACTGGATCTGGCGACATCCTAGGGATGGCCGGTAAGATCGTACATAACTTAATTCGACATACTTGAGTCCTGGAAGGTCATATGCTGGATCTCAGACAACTTCGTTATTTCGTCGCCGTGGCCGAAGTCGAGCACGTGGGCAAGGCAGCGGAGCAGTTGCACATTTCCCAGTCACCGCTGAGCCGGCAGATCGCCCAGCTGGAAGAGCGCCTCGGCCTGCAACTGTTCGAGCGTAGCCAACAGCGACTGCGCCTGACGTCCGACGGGCGCACTTTCCTGCACGAGACCAAGGCGCTGCTCAAGCATGCCGAGCGTCTGGAGTCCCTGGGTCGTCGCCTGGGCCGGGGCGAGACGGGCGGGCTGTGTATCGGCTACGTCAGCCATGCCATCCATGCCGGCGTGCTGCCCGATGCCTTGCGCCGGGTGCGCGAGGAGCGACCGGGCATCCATATCGCCCTCTACAACCTTTCGGCCCGGGAGCAGTTCGAGGGCCTGCGCCAGCGCAGCCTGGACATTGCCCTGGTCTGCGAGCCGCCGGAAGCTGACGACCCTGACCTGCTGGCCTCGCCGGTGTTCAACGACCCGCTGCACCTCGCCTTGCCGCTGGGGCACCCGCTGGCGGACAAGGCGGCGATCGAGCCGGCGGACCTGCACGAGCAGGACTGGATCATGGTTGAGGGCCACTTGCAGCAGAGCCGTCGCGAGCATTTTCTGGCCAGTTGCGTGGAAGCCGGGTTCACCCCGCAGATCCGCCTGGAGGCCGCCGAGCCGCTGAGCGCCCTCGGGTTGGTATCAGCCGGTCTGGGCCTGGCGCTGATCCAGCAAAGCATCGGAGGCGAGCGCAATCCCAACGTGGTGCTGCGCGAGTTGCCCTGGCTGGGGCAGAGCACCGGGCTATGGGCTGCCTGGCATCGCGTCGACCTGCGGCCGATCGTGGGGGACTTCCGCGAAATGGTGCTGGCGGGCGCCCAGGTCTGACGAACAGATGGAAGAGACTTGATGATGTGTTAGGTCTCAAGTCTGTCGAATTATGACTTGGACGGTCTCAGTTGGGCAGGCATAGGATTGCCGCCACTGGAGTTCACAAGCGACTCCCCCCAACCCGGAGAACCCCGTCATGAGTCTGAAGTCCCTGATCCCCACCCGCCTTGGTTTCGGCACCGCGCCGCTGGGCAACATGTTCCGCGCCGTGCCCGCCGAGGAAGTGCAGACCACCGTCGACGCCGCCTGGAACAATGGCGTTCGCTATTTCGATACCGCTCCCTTCTACGGCGCCGGCCTCTCCGAGACCCGCCTGGGTGCCGCCCTGGCCAACCGCCCGCGTGGCGAGTACGTACTGAGCACCAAGGTCGGCCGCGTCATCCTCGACGAACTGGAAGACCCGGCCGCCCGCGAGCTGGGCGAGAAGAGCGGCCTGTTCGAGCACGGCAACCGCAACCGCATCGTCAACGACTACAGCGCCGACGCCACCCTGCGCTCCATCGAGGACAGCCTGAAGCGCCTGGGCACCGACCACCTCGATATCGTGTGGATCCACGACATCGCCCAGGACTTCTACGGCGACGAATGGCTGACCCAGTTCGAGATCGCCCGTACCGGCGCCTTCCGCGTGCTCACCCGCCTGCGTGAAGAAGGCGTGATCAAGGCCTGGGGGCTGGGCGTGAACCGCGTCGAGCCCATCGAGCTGACCCTGGACCTGGACGAGCCGCGCCCCGACGGCTTCCTGCTCGCCGGCCGCTACTCGCTGCTGGACCATGAGCGCGCGTTGCAGCGGGTGATGCCGCAGGCGGTGGAGCAAGGCGTCGGCATCGTCGTCGGCGGCCCTTACAGCTCGGGCGTGACTGCCGGCGGTGAACACTTCGAGTACCAGAAGGCCAGCCCGGCCGTGCTGGCGAAGCTGGAGCGCATCCGCTCGGTGGCCCGCGACCACGGCGTCGACGTGAAAGCCGCCGCCCTGCAGTTCGCCCTGGCCCACCCGGCCGTGGTCGCCGCGATTCCCGGTTCGACCCGTCCGCTGCACGCCAACGAAGACCATGCAGCGCTCAGCGCCGTCATCCCGGCCGCGTTCTGGAACGACCTGCGCGCCCAGGGCCTGATCAGCACCGTGGCGCCTGTCCCGACTGTTTGAACCCTCAGTCGCCGGGCCTCGCGGCCCGGTGCATCACAGCCCATCATCGAATCATTTGGGGCCAATGCCCCGGGAGAAACATCATGGCCAAGGCCACTGCTTTCATCGACCTCAACACCGACATCGACCAGGTCTGGCAACTGATCGGCGGCTTCGACTCGCTGCCCGACTGGCTGCCGTTCATTCCGCAGAGCGCGCTCAGCGAGGGCGGCCGCGTGCGCACCCTGAAGAGCGTCGCCGGCGACACCATCATCGAGCGCCTGCTGGACTTCAACGAAGCCGAGCGTCGCTACAGCTACACCATCCTCCGCGGGCCCGCCCCGGTCCGCGACTACGAAGCGACCCTGCGTGTCCTGCCCGGAAACGATGGCCAGGGTTCCCGCGTGGAATGGTTCGGTTCCTTCATCCCCGAGGGCATCAGCGACGCGGAAGCCACTGCGCTATTCACCACCATCTACGAGGATGGCCTGGCAGCGCTGAAGCGAGCCATCGAGAGCTGATGGATTGAGGCGCCCTGTGTGACGGCAAGGTGTTCGCCGCCGGGCAGGGTGCTTTCATCTGAGCGACCAGACGCGCACCGACGGCCAGCCAATCATCGGCCACTGGCGCCTTCAGCAGCACGAAATACGCGAGTGCGGATACCGAGGCCACGGCGGCGCTGATGACGAAGGCCGAGAAGAATGATCCGCTGAACTGGACACTGATGACTTTCCGTGCAGGCCAGCGCAGCGGACCGCGAACCTTGATGCCTAAGGATGGAGTTAAGGAGGCGTCAGTGAACATAACGTCGATTATGCGAAGCAAAATCCTGTCGCGATTTCTTGAAGAGTGGACTTAGGTAAGTGGCTGAAAAATAAATAATAAGTTTTTGAAAGCTGGAGTCTAGACGTTGAAAGT contains the following coding sequences:
- a CDS encoding aldo/keto reductase; the protein is MSLKSLIPTRLGFGTAPLGNMFRAVPAEEVQTTVDAAWNNGVRYFDTAPFYGAGLSETRLGAALANRPRGEYVLSTKVGRVILDELEDPAARELGEKSGLFEHGNRNRIVNDYSADATLRSIEDSLKRLGTDHLDIVWIHDIAQDFYGDEWLTQFEIARTGAFRVLTRLREEGVIKAWGLGVNRVEPIELTLDLDEPRPDGFLLAGRYSLLDHERALQRVMPQAVEQGVGIVVGGPYSSGVTAGGEHFEYQKASPAVLAKLERIRSVARDHGVDVKAAALQFALAHPAVVAAIPGSTRPLHANEDHAALSAVIPAAFWNDLRAQGLISTVAPVPTV
- a CDS encoding LysR substrate-binding domain-containing protein; the encoded protein is MLDLRQLRYFVAVAEVEHVGKAAEQLHISQSPLSRQIAQLEERLGLQLFERSQQRLRLTSDGRTFLHETKALLKHAERLESLGRRLGRGETGGLCIGYVSHAIHAGVLPDALRRVREERPGIHIALYNLSAREQFEGLRQRSLDIALVCEPPEADDPDLLASPVFNDPLHLALPLGHPLADKAAIEPADLHEQDWIMVEGHLQQSRREHFLASCVEAGFTPQIRLEAAEPLSALGLVSAGLGLALIQQSIGGERNPNVVLRELPWLGQSTGLWAAWHRVDLRPIVGDFREMVLAGAQV
- the speB gene encoding agmatinase, which translates into the protein MHNDFPQPMDAALIPRFAGIPSFMRLPIFEDPSQVQLALVGVPWDGGTTNRAGARHGPREVRNMSSLMRKVHHVSRIAPYDLVRIGDLGDAPVNPIDLLDSLKRIEGFFRQIHEVGTVPLSVGGDHLVTLPIFRALARERPIGMVHFDAHSDTNDRYFGDNPYTHGTPFRRAIEEGLLDPKRTVQIGIRGSIYSADDEAFAEECGIRVIHMEEFADIGVEATLAEARRVVGDGPTYITFDVDVLDPAFAPGTGTPEIGGMTTLEAQQMIRGLRGLNLVGADVVEVSPPFDQGGSTALVGATMMFELMCILAESIAKR
- a CDS encoding SRPBCC family protein, which codes for MAKATAFIDLNTDIDQVWQLIGGFDSLPDWLPFIPQSALSEGGRVRTLKSVAGDTIIERLLDFNEAERRYSYTILRGPAPVRDYEATLRVLPGNDGQGSRVEWFGSFIPEGISDAEATALFTTIYEDGLAALKRAIES
- a CDS encoding SDR family oxidoreductase, whose translation is MQIDLGGKTAIISGSTGGIGLGIARQLAASGAEVVIVGRNAASVDQAVAGIREAKGKARGVVADLGNAAGAETLFAAEPHTDILVNNLGIYNDVDFYETNDQEWLDFYEINVLSGVRLARHYTPGMVERGWGRVIFLSSESGVAIPAQMINYGVTKAANLAVSHGLAKRLAGTGVTVNAILPGPTFTEGVANLVADAVRQSGRTAREEADEFVRRERPSSIIQRVAEVDEVAALVTYVASPYSSATTGAALRVDGGVVDSMAI
- a CDS encoding transporter substrate-binding domain-containing protein, giving the protein MPRVLILVLGLLFSASAWTQTIIAAADVYPPFADPAHPSQGICLQIVRAAYASQGYTVDMRFVPWARAVNGVKSGEYDILPNAWWTQERAAFLLYSEPYMRSEIKFIKRKGDPFEYHGLGSLTGKTVGIVKGYGYSDEFLNSTNFTRPEVTHTLQNIKKLALGRIDLTLEDEVVARWVINHNAPTLMQQLEFTQNGLSSQQMHVTSSLNSPRHKLIIDVFNKGLATIKANGTYDHILRENGLK
- a CDS encoding APC family permease; protein product: MKLHDLIGYDRHGTIKELDTGLNKGKLGTKDVVFSALGFNAPAWVAASSMSILYSISGKQAPLAILIAFFFPMLVLAVCMVSLTRHAPSAGGIFTFCSRFLHPNCGVVLGWTYAIACMAVTPMCAVIGTQYVQALFPALQGELQAKVISTLLILTFLVVSSRGVGVTARVAATFLIFEIAVVAGLGLLGIANPQTTGLSIATMYSLESAGGLAAIGPGVLFGVWMLANFDSAINYIEEARVPVRTVQRSLLIVLSSAFLIYSLAAIGWQFAVPVEQLAAIVENGNGGPIAVVAETYLPPAMAWIALFVVITSACAGLQISSNSAARTLYRMSEEGHLPSVLRVVNRFKAPWITLVLVSAVGIVLVWWKPIGKIIWYYDVITITLVLSYVSALAAFIVMCWKKQKPLVAAGLSALALMAILVLAYIGYMAGASPVSPEDIYTAWYLGAFAIVSGALIALLSRFFGANKFQGSSLKVS